The following DNA comes from Solea solea chromosome 6, fSolSol10.1, whole genome shotgun sequence.
ctgctgcCGGAACTGCAACACTCAAGCCTTTATCAGTTTGCAATGTCACAACAAGGACTTGCCGAGACATCTGACCTTCTGACATCCCCTTCAATTATTACATGTATTGGTGTTATCAGTCAAGATGGAGACAAACACTCCTACAAGCACCAAGATTTCAAAAAGAAATCTGAGGTCAGAATCTTACGTTCAGCCTCATTCGGTTGCTACAGTCACCATTTTCTGGGGGCAGCTGTGGGAGGAGGGTAGGCAGTGACATCACGCCTACAGCATCTCCGGTGCCTCTGGGATATTTTGGGTAAAGTTCCAGCACGGTGACAAAGCACTTTTCATTTCGCTGCAGTCAGTTGCTGGAGTTAAAAGATGAATTAAGTGTAAAATGtgtggattattattatattcctTGCTTCACAGGTCCACACCTGGGACCTGATCGCAGGCACGTACCACAGCTGCTTATACGAAACTGGTTTCACTGTGAGTGTCTGTCCTCAGCAGGACAGGGAGGGGTACAGCCTTTCTGCACTCTCCTGTGTCCGAGTGAAAGCCCTGAACACCGAGTCTTGATGCACGCATGCAAGTGAACTTTATAAAAAAAGCCCCCAGAGTGCCATTATACGTTCACCAAAGAGTAGATAGATGAATGGCACCCAGAGAAATAATGTCCATATGTCTTGTGGGTTTCTATTTTTGGCAGCACTGAGTTACAGTTTTAGGGCAAATACTGTACCACATAAAAATATCATCAGAGCAGGGAGCACGAATGTGCAACACTGTGAATAATTGCACCGGATGCAGCCACTGCCTGCACTTTTCCTCTCACCGGCGTGTTATAAATGTGCTTTGGTAAAGTTCAAGGATGACAAGCAGCACGTCtccagtagcacacacacacacacacacacacacacacacagcctatGTCGGCTTGCTGGGCATCATTGGAAGAAGCGAGCTACTGCGAGGCATTGTTCATCTCATGTGGTGAACATTGGCatgatgaggaaaaacaaggacGAGGTCTCCTCCACCATCCACCTCTGGTCTACTTGGAGCAACAGTGTCAGACAGAACCAGCTGTAGCAGCTGACTCGTTTTTTTccgggtctgtgtgtgtgtgtgtgtgtgtgtgtgtgtgtgtgtgtgtgtgtgaatctaaacacagcacacacataaaaagTAATAAGTGTAATTTTGAATCTGTCTTTATGGGTTAAAACTTATGGTAGTATCagtgtaaaactgtaaaatcaaTTCTGTGCCACTGCACTTTCAAGCTGCTTTTAGTGAAAGGGTATTCTGTATATTGTGTAAATAAGTGGATCGTATTTTTAATACTTTCCCCTTACTTTTCATATTGTTTTACCTTATTGTTCTATTCTATTGCCAactattttttaataatgtcaaatctaatctaaacAATCCTTACTttgaatattaaacattttagaTACGTATTTAAACAAAAGGATGCAATGTTCTTAAATGACAAATACAGGCAGCCATTTAAAACCTTTGAGAGCTAAACAGAACAGGTTTACTTTTGATCAGAACAATAGAGGCAAAAAGAAACCACACAGActaataataagaatataatttgatacgtttaaaaaaaaaaattcatttatCTTCTGTAACAAGCTTCTTGAATTGGAAACACATAAATTACTGatcataactttaaaaaaaggcaatatTGGAGGCAGAATAAACATGAGGCCATGGTCTAACAAATTTACCTTTGCTGTGATCCTTCCCTCTGCATAAACCAGAACAGAACAGGCTGAACTGCAGGTGTCCTCGTATACCTGCACTGCTGTTGAACTACGCAAGAGATGATTAATGGTGCTGGGTAACTCTGAGGCATGGTTTCATTTTCCCCTGGGTAAAAGTACATTGAAGAAGGAATTTAATTCCAGTacagaagacagagaggaaagagcaACTCAGCAGTTCTAAGAAACAGCACCTGGAACTGTGGGACACATGGTCCCTGGCCCAGAGGACTGTGGTCTTTGCAACTCTGTGTAAAACTCAACAATCAGCagcaacatggaaaaaaaagattacaaATGTGTGACTCTCAATGTAAAActactttactttaaaatgatcGTGGGCAAGAAATCATATTCATGACATTAAATCCTCTCATACTTTGTGCTCCTTTTTCTACAGCCTGGAATAATGCAGTAATACAATTTCCgtttttcccttttctgtctGGCTCACAAacgtaaaatgtaatttattctgCGTCCTGGGAAACATAAATATTATGGGTCAGAGTAAAGgcatatcatttttattttattttgttattgtagTGACATGATgttgaagtatatgaactaagtagaacacattaacacagctaaagtttaatacttaaatgtattgaagattgacattaataagtaaacatgagacaagagggtctcttggacacatgacaagtcagaccatacgttgtacaataggcatcctgtataggacaagaagcttgagggtctgtcttgGATATGGTTAGTTATGAAATATAGATGtttcttgtttgactaaatggtgatattgtccaatttaaagatcatgggacagtatggtatatctggacccaacttgttttccAAGTTGTTGTATtatagaaaaaggagaaaggcgggggtcaaaacatgtgatgcctgcaaataggagtgttagagaatctatatagtgttggtttttgcttttctgaggcagaattgttcggagattcggcaggaGCACATTCTCCCAAGCTGCTGTGGCGGCTTGGTcctgacgcctgacttgtaactaaataaaatccctttgttcagtacaagtcctgtgtcagtgaggtcttttcctgcatcatcaactcatcacctatcgttcagaagaagaaggaagcctgacaaaaacgacaatGTGCCCGacaaatagtaataaaaaaaaagtaatatgtCCTTAAAGACCTGTTACCTGTGTACCAGGTCTTTAACCATGCTATCCGAACATCTGTTTTGCAATATCATTCATGAAGCCCATAATGTTTAGTTTGTGTTGAAAATGTAAGGGAGCAATACATTATCTCTGGTTTTTATGAAGTCATAATTAATAGTGGCTTTGCACAGGACTACATTATATTCTTATGCTCCCCAATGTGTCACTGAAGGAGCACATTTTCTTTCAGTGTTACGAAAAACTTTAATTGCAAACTTATTAACGGTTGAACTTCAGAGATTGTGGTTGTACCTAAGTCGCAGTTCAACATGAcacaatgtttgtttaaaagaaaataaacattgacATTTGTTATATTTCGGGTCAATTATATCCCAGACTCTCTGTTTGTTGATGGTTTATAATAAACTATTAAAAATTCAATTTGTGGGAATCCAATTAAATTTATTTAGGAACAGGGAATTTGGAAACACAATAATGTTTGATGTCTGTCATAAAAATCTaatgtctaaaatctaaatCATAAAAAGCAATCTTCATTCAtttcagaaaaacaaattgtatacaaaaaaaggtttattacaAAGTATAATGTATATGCAGCTTTAGAGATATTTGTTAAGCTCTTTTCATTATTAGGATGTGTCAGCAATTGGATTTTCTTttgtaacataaaaaaatatgctCCCATCTGTTTACATACAGTTTTTAAGGCTAAAAGCTGAGCAATAACTTACTATAAAAAGATTAACTAGCCCTGCCCAAGAGTAATAGCTAAGAAAATCCACAAGAGCGCAGCACTGAGTTATTTTCAGTGCTAAAACCTGTTTGCTCAACATCAGCACACCCAGCACAACATCTTTACGTCactattttacacactgtaacacaaattTTCAacattaactttgtttttttcatgactgATGGGATGATTAATTATAGATTGCATACAGTatcaaatgacaaataaatgtccacaaactaaattaaattatatgaTTTATCAGTAATTTAAAGCAAgggattatttttaaaagtcagatttgtcCACATCTGCAGCTTCCATTTGCTTCACTGTAAACTGAATATGTCTGGGACTTTTTGACTGTTAGTTATAGTCACAATAATACATCATGTGTTCCTGTATTCTGAGAAAAGTATGTTCACTCGTTTATAAACAATGTAAAGACTAAATGATTAATGATGAATCGAGAAGACGTTCAGCcgtctgctgcagctgcagctctgacaAAATTATCAAACATAAGATGCAGGCCTTGTGCTTCATTTTAAGGCGCCTCCTTTGAGTTTCATCATTTAATTGTTTGTTGTCACTTTGTACTACAAAGCACACATGAACATTTCCACCGGAGGGGATGAAAGGTAGCTGACGTCAGACCTTGGTTGGCATGCCAGCTCCACAAAATGGAGCTCAAACAAAGCAACCAAAGTGGTTTCTGATATGACACCTTTTTAAGAAAATCATATTTCTACATATCCACCACTGCCAAAAGTTGCTGCGTATTAACTTCACAAAATTGACTGAgagtaatgaatgaatgacacttCTACTCCAcagttctatttaaaaaaaaaaaaaaaaaaaaaaaaaatcaaaaatcaccgtcatcatcatcatccctgtATCACCTTTCAAGGACAAAAAGGTGATAGAAAAGGAGATATGAACCACACTTGGAAAATCTTCCAGCAAAATGCCATGGTAACATTAGAGGGGGTTACCCAGGAAACCAGTGTCGTCATGGAGACTGCATCACAAGGCGGGCTCAGTGAGCATGGAGGCGGGACACGCACCAAGCATGCGCTCCCTCCTCTCCTGCACACTGTTTTCTTCCTGTCGTCACgtgaccacacacacgcacacattcataAAGTCTGgaatttataaaaatgtaaatataaatattcagGCAAAGCTGATACAGGAGGGATCAGTGAACctccattttatttaatatatagaCTATAAgcactaaataaaaaatacaattttacgTTAAGATCGAGTCATAATTTATGATAAGCTGTCTGTCTTTCCATCCACTCTCAATGATGATAAAATGCACAAGTCCAACAGGTTATGATATTAAATATAACCCAAACAGACAGTTGGCTATGCATAAAGTCTATTCTTATACATTACAAGACAAAGCACAAGACTATGACTGTTTGGTATAAATGCATTAGAGTATATGCTACACGTGTACTTTTCGCATTATAACATCGATATGTAGGCATCATGTGACACTATAGACTCCGAAATGTCTGTTTTAACATGCAGCTTATTTCGTCAGGAAATtgcaaaagttttttttttcataatacaAAATATTTACACTACAGATAAGTGACTAATGGTGAATTAAGTTATATAAGTTACTTGTTGAAACAGACATTCATCCACAGATATGGACTGACACATTGCAATCggctatataaaaataatattatagtaCACATCTATTTCTTCATGCTCCACAAATGATTCGTCTACACGTCTGTGAAGATCTTTTTGATGTTCACGCAGTTCTGGTTATTCTCGGTGGTGAAGTTGGGCTGTTTGAACGCACTGTTGATGCCCTCCTCTATCACCATGCACTCAGACTTGCTGAGAGACGTGGAGCTGCAGGACCTCTTCAGTTCTCCTGAGGGAAGGTGCTCGCAGCTCCCCGTGTTCGCGTACTGTGGCTGCTCATCCCCATCAGTCTCTCTGTGGTAGAAGTAGTTGAAATTGGACACAATCACTGGCACGGGTAAGGCAATGGTCAGCACGCCCGCTATTGCGCACAAAGACCCCACTATTTTCCCACCTATGGTCACTGGATGCATGTCCCCATATCCAACTGTGGTCATAGTGACAACTGCCCACCAAAACGCGTCTGGGATGCTGGTGAAGCTGGACGAGGGGTCGTCTGCTTCTGCAAAGTACACCGCGCTGGAGAAGAGGATGACTCCGATGAAAAGGAAGAATATAAGCAAACCCAGCTCCCTCATGCTGGCCTTCAGCGTCTGTCCCAGAATCTGAAGCCCCTTCGAGTGTCGTGAGAGCTTGAAGATGCGAAAGACCCTCACCAGCCTGATCACCCTCAGGATGGCGAGAGACATCGCCTGCTGGCCACCGTTGATTTGCTTCTCGGCCAGCTCTGTGCCCAGAGTGATAAAGTATGGCACTATGGCCACAATGTCAATGATATTCATGATGTTTTTGGAGAAGGAAGTTTTGCTGGGGCAGGCGAAAAATCTCACCAACAACTCAAAGGAGAACCAAATGATACACAGAGTCTCTATAACAAAGAAAGGGTCTGTGAACGGGTTTGGCACCGAGGGAGCAGTGCCATTGACCGTGGGTGCCACTGTGGTTTGCTCTTTCTCGTCCCGAAACTCCGGGAGAGTCTCCATGCAGAAAATAACTATTGATATCAAAATAACAAGAACAGAGACGATGGCTATTCCTCTCGCTGGCCCGGAGCTTTCGGGATACTCAAACAAAAGCCAAAGCTGCTTTTGGAAATCATTTTTGGGCAGAACGCGCTCCTCTTCTTTTATAAACCCCTCATCATCTCGGAATTTCTCCATTGCCTCCTCTCCCAGCTGATAAAACTTAATCTCCTCGGAGAAAATATCAATGGGGACGTTAACAGGTCTCCGTATGCGCCCCCCTGACTGGTAGTAGTACAGGATCGCATCAAAGCTCGGTCTGTTCCTGTCGAAAAAGTACTCGTTCCTGAGTGGGTCAAAGTGGCGCATCCTTT
Coding sequences within:
- the kcna3a gene encoding potassium voltage-gated channel subfamily A member 3, translated to MDERTSSVIQSPSSARLRGSSRGYAGVETGVMTVENMLEESAVLSAPHLTVDRYERGRKGCCERVVINISGLRFETQLKTFNQFPETLLGDPRKRMRHFDPLRNEYFFDRNRPSFDAILYYYQSGGRIRRPVNVPIDIFSEEIKFYQLGEEAMEKFRDDEGFIKEEERVLPKNDFQKQLWLLFEYPESSGPARGIAIVSVLVILISIVIFCMETLPEFRDEKEQTTVAPTVNGTAPSVPNPFTDPFFVIETLCIIWFSFELLVRFFACPSKTSFSKNIMNIIDIVAIVPYFITLGTELAEKQINGGQQAMSLAILRVIRLVRVFRIFKLSRHSKGLQILGQTLKASMRELGLLIFFLFIGVILFSSAVYFAEADDPSSSFTSIPDAFWWAVVTMTTVGYGDMHPVTIGGKIVGSLCAIAGVLTIALPVPVIVSNFNYFYHRETDGDEQPQYANTGSCEHLPSGELKRSCSSTSLSKSECMVIEEGINSAFKQPNFTTENNQNCVNIKKIFTDV